The region gcaaacaattcagggtgtcccccgcctgctgcccgaagacagctgggataggctccagcaccccccgcgaccctagtggggatcaagcggctcggaagatgaatgaatgaataactttaACTGCATATCAAAACTCATTTAACTTTAACTGGCTGTTAATTTGACATTAAAATGAACACACCTAAGGAACACCGCTAACCTTTAAACAGTGAGCTTAActctcaaacaacaaacactgttcaattaagtgcaatataaacacaaaatggataaatcgcagtgctatttacaattgtctttcacatcatttaattattattattgttgttatttttattcagcagcctgacgggAGTTTGTGGCTCACACTGCTCTCATGGTGGCAATTCAGGGAAGAAAAGAGGGAGGCTATCGTagacttgactttgacacagatAATTATTGCAATGAAGAGTTACAAATTAGATTTAtacacagtgatccctcgcttatcgcagttaatggggaccagaaaGCCCCACGAAAGAggaaaatccacgaagtaggTATTCCCCTGATGGATGTAGAGCTATAATGtacatgtgtatatataatatttataaggccaaatttaatggtgtgcatgcatgtagaagtaaagaAGTGTTTGTATGtctgtagtaattaacattacttaatgctatatactgtactaatatactgtatatattatatattcaatTCCATTGTATTTAAATagctttcgaacagccatcgctgcatacaaagtgctgtacatggaccaatttaacatatacaataaacagtaaaactaatcggtaacaaagacggtagaaagcactgaACAGTAAAacctatatatagatataaaatGTACTTTATCTATAATACAGTAAACAATCATTAAATAtaaatgtagtactgtatatgttgctctacgtgactcgctgttgttttgccgaCTTTCGATGCCTCTCGTGGCCCTTTTGTGGCATTTTCGCTTTTTATTGGGGGGTGAAAATTTTTGAAagatccgcgatgcactgaatccgCAAGAAGTGAATCACGAAGTAGAGAGGGATCACTGGACTTTGAGTTTATGAGTGGATAGATAGTTGGCAGTAGTAAGTTACTACAGTAGTACTGCCGCAGTACTGTAACCAGAATAGCCTTACAAGTAAGGATGAGGTGGTCATCTTCCACTGTGCTGTGATCGGGGCGAATGTTGAGGTCAATACTTCCGGTGTCCAAATTTCTCTGGTTTGTTTTGAAGTTGAACGACGTGTCAGAGCGGCAGTGATCCCTCAACCAGACGTAGTCCAAATGCATCCGACTTCCTCTGTAGTGGAGTTCTGGTACATGCATGAAGAGGAGGAGCGTTAACAGCAGCTTTTGTCTTTTCAACGAATATTCCAGAACTCACCCAAACAGTCTTCATGTAAGTGCAAAGTTGCCGGTGGGGCAGCGTATCCGCGGACGAGCTTTTTGTTTCTCCATGTAGTCCGGTTTAGAGCGCAGAGACTCTGTTTTTGCGTAGCACCGGCTCGTATGCTCCTGCTCAGCATCCCGATCATGTCTAATCCCGCACAGCACCTCTCTCACAATAAAAGCACTCAGTTTCAGAATTTTTTAATGCAACTGTTGAGGCACTGCGCACTCACCCCGGCACTGACTGACGAATGTGTTCATTAACCGCACCGCTGTCTCCTATCTTGCGCTTTGCTTCCTTTCATCAAATCGAATTTCTCGTTACAGGTGGACCGGGGTTGTAACGCGTGGCCTGGATTAGATATGAAACTCGTTAGAATTTACATGCGATTCGAATCGATAACGTGGTACTTGTGCATAGTGGAGTGCGCATACTGAGCGAATTCGCATAAACGGTACAGTAATACCTGCAGGCGTACTTTGGCCTAAAGGCAACTTGGAACATATTCTTAAAGACACAGGCCCAATTTCCATTAggaactgctttaaaaaaatcacatacagtataagaactagatttttttgtgtggtaaTGTTGCGTACCAAACTGAGATATTAGTAAATGGACAAAGTTGTGGTTGGTCATGTTTAAATATCAATGGTTGTTTCAGTAATAGGCTAGTCGTAGTAGTACAATAGTTgttgtagtgttttttttttggattagtAGTAGTCGTATTGACCAGAAGATGTCACTGTTTTGTAACAGTACCCAGAGCGCTGCTGCCAATACTGAATCAGAAACCGTAAAACAGGCTATTGTGTTTTACTAATTTTCCGATTACGTCCTCAAATAGtcaggattttatttatttatttatttttttactaaacAGCGCCAGTTAACCCAGATTAAAAAGGTCTTGTATTTGAGTTTGAAATTCCGAGGGGGAAAAACGCTGAACGCGATATGGACATTTAAAGTTGATAAAAGACACGTACAGTACACACAATGCAATTCAACATAGGATAATAATAAATCCTTGCTTGTCAAGGGTCAAATTTCGTACGTTCTGTCAAATCAGCCTTTGGTGCAGTTAATCGATATAAAAaaacggggttttttttcgcttTACCCTGGAGGGCATTCTTTCCTTGTCATTTGGTATCAACCCATCCGTGTTTGGATTCATTCTCCGAATTCCATTCTGCAATATTGTCTGATTTCAAACTGTTTATCTCTGTCTTTGAATTGGCACCCAGACAAGTGTAAAATGTTGCAATATGGCCTGTTTGATTgtgagaatattcattcattcattcatcttccgtaccgcttgatcctcactagggtcgcggggggtgctggagcccgtcccagccgtctccgggcagtaggcgggggacaccctgaatcggttgccagccaatcgcagggcacacagagacgaacaaccagtcgcactcacactcacacctagggacaatttagagtgttccatcggcctgccacgcatgtttttggaatgtgggaggaaaccggagcacccggagaaaacccacgcaggcccggggagaacatgcaaactccacacagggaggccggagctggaatcgaacccggtacctctgcactgtgaagcccacgtgctaaccactggactaccgggccgccctgtgagAATATTGACTGTGATAATTCGCATGGGCTCGGACAGACGGCAGCGGCGTGCTACCTTCAATGTCAGTCGGATATTTGATCTTTTATAGTCGCGAAGACGGGCGATGAGAACCACCCTTCACTGGACATTTAATTCGGTACCTCGTTCCAATCTTTTGAAATGTAATGCACGTGTGTTAATGGTTGTGGAGGCTTGCACTTCGTCATATAGAACGATCTGCTGTTCGAAGAAACAAATAAATTGTGGTGTTTATAAGTCATAGAGCGATACCTCGCACTGGATCTAAAGtaatcacagcagcaaatttcacACATCACTTGTATTAATCGTGTAgtacaaacaacaaagtgcaaattaaaacaaaaagcatcGAGGGTGGtgcattaaaatatatttcaatctAAAAGGGATCTGCATCTTCACGAGTTTAGAGACATGTGTCTCTTTCATCCTTCTGCTGTGGCTCTCTTGTTACTTTTTTATATAATTCTAATGCGAAGATTATTGTGCTCTTGGAACATTATACAAGTATTTTTTTCGGATTTTAGGTTTTATTTTTGGATCGTCGATCTTTTTTATATGCATCGAGAAATGTAGGCTGactatgaaaatgaaatatattaaggGCATGTCTTTTGCACTTATGCACCACAATATCTgcattaaaattgcatttttgtcatatatCTAGTTAGGAAGTGCTTGGTGCTATGTCGTCCCCAAGTACCACTGCTGACCCCCCGCCCCATTTTAGCATTTGCTTATCCCTGTCCTAGAACATGACAAATACAAGCATGTGTacaaatgcaaacacaaaacGCACCGCCTTAATATGAACCATTACAACACACTACCACAGAAAAACACGGTGCAGCGTCCCATTTAACttcataaaaaaatcaatttcacatGGTGTTAGAGTGAACATTCAAATTTGGGATCTTGTGGTGAGCACGTGAAGGCAGCACGAGCCTGCCCCTGTTTCCTTGCTCTGTCAGCTGTGTTCCCGCAGTGGCTCTCGTGGAGATCGCCCGCGACCGATCAGAACCTTGTACCTTTATCAGAGTGACATTATATCGTCAGCTTTCGTTATCAGCCGTTTCCTATctcgcagcattttttttcgagCCAGCCTCTTGCGGACCTTGCACAGGGCGGCAAATCGggttcacagattttttttcccccctctccttTCTTTCTGAAAGATGACGCTAAAATCCAATAAAAACGAACCTACTGTCATATTGGAGCCCGTGGACTCCGTCCGGACAGCCCTCTCCGATCTCTACCTAGAGCAGCTtctgcaaaacaaaccaaagactGACAAGGTAAGTTGTCGCTTTTGCATTTCATCTTTAAATACTCGGGATTTCTCTGTTTGCTTCCGGGGATGTGGTGCAGCACATGACTGTTGTTTTGTCTTACAGTTGGAAGTGGGGAGGGAAAGGTTTTGGCTTTCAGATAATTCGAAGAAATATTCCTTTTTGCAGCACAATTGAACACCTTGGCCCCAAAAAGTCAAAGGGGATAATGATAGAATGTATTGGGTTGAAAGCTGAGTCACCTCAACTGAGTTGCCCACTCAGCCTGAACTGGATCCAGCAGACATGGCCAAAGCTTTCCCACTTCTGCACTCGCTTTCCAAAAATACACATGGAAATCTTGTAACAGCTGAGGGGTAAACAAGTTTCTGTCATGAATAATCTACGTTTATTTTTGTGATAACGTCATCGTCTTTTGGTGGTTTGTTCAGTGAACTTTAGAATACAGCATTGCAGTGTTTTCCACTCAGAGTAGGATCTCTTGAGGCTATAGTGAGTGGTTGTTGATTGCATCATATGGTAGCAGTCTGTCCGAGACATACAcaacttgtttattttaaatagaTTATGGTGCAAAGAATTGTCATAACGAGAAATCATGTTAATATAACTAGTTAAAAGATCTGTTAAAATAGATCGATTGAAATTGCCAACTCGGCGGTGAGGTACATAGGAATGTGACAAAggaaggaaactttttttttcttacctcaGCACTTTTGTCTTCTGCATAATGCTGATTTAGTAAGTGAGGTCGTCACACTGGAGACTGCTGAGCATAATGTTGGTCAAAGGTCGCATTAGGATCGCtagggaacaacaacaaaagtcaacTAAGCAATATGCTTAGTGGCAAGTATAGTAACGTCAGCATTTAGGAGGATTATTTGGAACATGCATTTTAGGGCTGCTGTTTATCACAGGAACACCAAAAGTGGGAAATTAAGGGGAAGGGTTTAAGCCAATAGAGCTATTATTTGCCATTTTAAGGTCCAGCTGTATTTTAGGCCAATTGTTGATTTTCAACTCCCAAAAatctgaagggggaaaaaaagatcaataatAGTTAATCATGTTAAATGCAaaggtctttttttaatgtcaaactaGGTTGAGAGTGTGTTCTTATTTATTCAGAAACATGCTTGATGCAGTCTTTTGTGTAAATTAGGTATAGATAGTGGGCCAGGAAGCACTTGCTTTTGACCAACTTAGCGGATACCAAAAGGTTCCCTTTCCTGAAGGCTAGTTGTTTGTCCTATAGCTGGGTCACACCCAACACCGGCATTTAGAAAGGACTTTCACTCCACTCATTGTCCATTATCACATAACTGTGGATTGTGCGGGGCAGTATCATCTATTGATGAAATTTGCAGAACATTCCCAAGTGTTTGTGGTTTCAACATGGTCTTGCTTATTcgcaccacacacacagttgaGGACCAGTATAGTATGACGTTTGTGATTTCACACAGTGTCATTCAATCTCTTGATGTAACTGCAAATATTTTCCTCTGTCACCCGTCTGTTAAACTCAAATAGCACAAGGCCGGGAATTAAATATCACATTGCATGGAACTAGGCATCCATTCAGTCAACCGTTCCCTGCAGGTTTAAGACAAGAAAGGAACATTATGCTCAGATGCCAAGTATGAAGTTTGGCTGTAGTagtttatttattataaatgaTATTTTCTGTTTCTTTGGAAACCTCAATAATACCTCCCTGTTAGTGGCTGCTAAACCagtctccagcacgcctgcggtgctcatgaggataagcagttcagaaaatggatggatattttatgACCTTGCCTGAAATGTCCAACCTGATAGCTCTTATGTCATCCCCTGTTGTGCATATAACCGCTAGGGGGCATACTTTCATAGCATCTGGGATTTAGTGTTGTCACTGTCTTCACCAACATCAAAAGATagaatacatttcaaattttatGTCACTACTGTATCTAGTTCCTACTCTCTGTGGTGTTAATGAATAGATTTTCATATTGTTTCCGTTGTCTATTAACCAGTGGAGATTTGATTAGAGGCCTCCCTGTTTGCCCTTTGGAGGGAGCGGGGGGAGGGGCAAAACAAGGGTTTCAGTTTTCAGTCATGTTGATTCCAGTTCATTTAGTTTTCAAGTGCAGGTCATGAATTCACATCCGACCTAATCTTTGCAACCCATATTGAATGGAAGCCTTAAAAATGACTTATTTGTAATTGTCATCCAAGACAGTACTCTCGATTTACTGCTGTTGTCTGACGGGATCCCTTGATGACACGGTGGTATCCATGACCACACGAACCTGTCGGACCAGGTCATTGGATGTGTTAAATGAGGTGTTATAATGTTGGGTTAATTTTCAACCGATAACATGTGTCGAAACTGCAAATAAAACATGAGCAAATAGCAAAAGGCTTTCCCTGTAACTTTTaggaaaaaaatcctgatgcaagattctctttttttttgcagtataatgatattttctctctctttctctctctccttgctttttatttatttatgttttgcaGGTAGCCATGCAAACATTTGAGAATAAAGGTGCTGAGGTCTATAGCAATGGAAGTGCCAAATATGTGAATGGTACTGAGCTGACCAAAATGAAAGAagtcatgtttgaaaaaaatccctcGGAGCCAATGGTACATCTGATATTTGCAACACAtctacattatttttatttcagcaaaTTTACCATGTGGATTCATGTTGCTTGATTGCCCCTCATTTGTCCCTCAACATCATCTTTTCTCTACAGGGAGTCActctgaaaatgaatgacaagCAAAGGTGCACAGTAGCAAGAATTTTGCACGGAGGATTTATACATAGACAAGGTAGTAAATCAAAATTGACCTGACAGTGGGGTTTGGTTAAAACCCTTGCTGAGAGGGCTGTCATGACATTTTGATATATGGTTGTGTTTTCCTCAAGCTGTGATGCtgttaatacatttcatttcttccctttttttccagGATCCCTGCACGAAGGGGATGAGATAGCAGAAATCAATGGCAAAAGTGTGACTAACCAAACAGTCGATCAGCTGCAAAAGATTTTGGTGAGTTAACACTCAATTAATCATCGCAGTTATTAAGAGAAACACGCAAAACACATTAATTAaactgtgccttttttttcctgcagaaagaAACAAACGGAATAGTCACAATGAAGATTGTTTCCAACCAAAAAAGCCGCTCCAAAGCTTGTGAGGTAATCTAGAAACATTGAAAACTTGCCTCAAAACAGTAGCGTGGGAAATATTTTAACAGATTCATGGCTTTGCTATCTTTTCCGATATTATTTTCTGTACATTTTGCCCGCTAGGTGAATCTTCTCTTAATCGATGAAAATCCAAGGTGACTCTTAAAGTAGTGGACACTGGCCAAGACAATCGTAGTTAGTGTGTTTCTTTCAACCCTCTAAGTACTATTAGTAATATCATATTTCCTCACGCGTTTAATCCAACGGCCGCATTAATACAAAGTATCCTTCAAATATCCCATTCATAGTAGtgattaatacattttattagatCAGCTCTCAATTTCAGTAAGCTTTTGATGGTTCATAATTTTCAACGGGAATGTAGAATGTAAAACCGAATTCATGTTTTTGTATCAAATTTGATCCGGCTCACTGCGACTCTTTGGGAAGAGTTTCTTAATCCCTTTGGCCATGATAATCAacactaaatgttttttttcgtaATTTTTGTAAAAGCAACAATGCACTCTTGCATTGGATATATGTATAAGTGTAGTATTTTTAATCCTGTATTTCATACAAGTAGTacatatgtttatttttgttaacaCTGAGAGTCTGTATCCACTCTACCATAAAAGCAtctactgtattggcccgaatataagactgtgttttttacattgaaataagactgaaaaagtgggggtcgtcttatattcggagtTTAGACATTAtatccattcacgacgctagatggcgccagatatcattgaagcgaatgctaaaaagtgggggtcgtcttatattcgggtctAGAccttatacccattcacgacgctagatggcgccagatatcattgaagcgaatgctggaCTTGACTCTCCAGGCCAAGGCGAAACcctgtcacaaaataaaaataattatttttttttttttaatttttaaaaataaaaatagcggtcgcacgaagaaaaaaaaatttaaaaattgcggtaagaaagaaaagagaagaaaataatagaagagataacagaaaacaatctggagaaaagtgggtcgaagatcggccaggttaaccggcagctgagaagaagatatgatgtaatttacatttcaaaaaccagaaaccattcatttacaaatgcgaGTGcattttagtttacatatttaaatgttcagacattaagatttgaatgaggcaaaataacatgctttttctctcaaatatattgttagaataatttgtttcagatgtgctgtaattattttctgaataaaaattaatttggtgttcaaaaagtatttttttgaacaccaaattaaaaatgtgaaaaagagggggtcgtcttataatcagggctgtcttatattcgggccaatacggtattattattttgttacacGCTGGCAACgcacaaaatgaaattgtaCTCATCTACACTTCCAAACTCACTGTGTTATCCTCTCGATTTGCAGACGTACATGAGGGCCCAGTTTAACTATGACCCCTCCACCGATGAACTCATCCCGTGCAAAGAGGCCGGGCTACGTTTTCAAACTGGTGACATCATCCAAATCATCAACAAACAGGATCCCAACTGGTGGCAGGGTACAGTAGAGAGCAGTGCTGCCAACTTCGCTGGACTAATACCATCGCCGGAGCTCCAGGAATGGTTGGACAAAtatatcatttcattttaatgtcatAATTTTTAGATGATGAACATTAAGCTtcttatatatacacacgcgcacacattgcCGTGCCAATGTGTTGgttccactttttctttttgactttctgccacaaaaagctcaagaGGGTGGAATACTTTTGCAAGGCCACCGTTTCTAATCTTCATAGCATTagatcagattaaaaaaaagccattatGTAAATATTATACCATGCAAATTTGGTCCTTTATGGGCCTATGAACAACACCGGGACAGTCTGTGAAGCTCGGGAAGTGCTCGGATGAATGGCACATCAATGCTTTGCAAGAATGAGTACTCCTCCTTTGAAAAGCTTCCTATCTTGGTGAACACAAGAAAATTCTTCACAATTGGATGATGATAACATTCAGCTGAGCTGTGGTTGAAATCTTGTGAATTAGAACCATCAGAAAATAGCTTGAAGCTTCAATTGGCATGTATTCATtttcgcattgatttgaaacatgtttGTGCGTGCACAGGATTGGTATTTCATGCAGTTAACGTGTTTTGGGACCGTCTCAGGCTTGACACAATTGTTTTTACCCTTGTTTCAGCACGTTGCACAAAACTTTGTTTCCCCCGACAGGAGAGTGGCAAGTAAAAGCAAAGCCAAAGACAGTCAGTCCTGGAGCCCCTtcggaaagaaaaagaagtgcAAAGACAAGTACCTGGCTAAGCACAGCTCAAGTGAGTTTATAACCGGGaccatgttttttctttttccccaccATTGTGTTGTTTGCTCACAACCAAACGTTATTTCAGTTTTTGACCAGTTGGATGTGATTTCTTACGAGGAGGTTGTCCGGCTCCCTGCTTTCAAACGGAAAACTTTGGTGCTCATTGGTAAGTTACATTCTTCTTCTACTTTGGAAATGTGCAGTTTTTATtcaaccatccattcattttctaatctgctcatCTGAGTTTTTGATTCATTCTAGTGAAAAAGAACATTCTTAAAATGGCCGGCACTGAACGAGTTAATAATCTTTGAATAATAACATGCAATATTTTGATGCTGGTCATCATTGGAGAgcaatgaaatgtgttttgaatttgatgtttCAGGTGCACCTGGTGTAGGCAGGAGTCACATTAAAAATTCATTGCTGAAAAAATATCCGGAGAAATTTTCTTATCCTGTTCCACGTAAGTAGTACAGAAGATCAACCAATTGTATGCACAACACGGAAGAGATTTGAGTTTCACAATTCTAACTTTACATCTACAGACACAACCAGAACGCAACGGAAGGATGAGGAGAATGGGCAGGAATATTATTTCATCTCCAACGACGCCATGACAAAGTGCATCTCCGAAAATGCGTTGCTTGAGTACGGCAGCTT is a window of Hippocampus zosterae strain Florida chromosome 16, ASM2543408v3, whole genome shotgun sequence DNA encoding:
- the mpp1 gene encoding 55 kDa erythrocyte membrane protein produces the protein MKRRSVNSSFCLFNEYSRTHPNSLHMTLKSNKNEPTVILEPVDSVRTALSDLYLEQLLQNKPKTDKVAMQTFENKGAEVYSNGSAKYVNGTELTKMKEVMFEKNPSEPMGVTLKMNDKQRCTVARILHGGFIHRQGSLHEGDEIAEINGKSVTNQTVDQLQKILKETNGIVTMKIVSNQKSRSKACETYMRAQFNYDPSTDELIPCKEAGLRFQTGDIIQIINKQDPNWWQGTVESSAANFAGLIPSPELQEWRVASKSKAKDSQSWSPFGKKKKCKDKYLAKHSSIFDQLDVISYEEVVRLPAFKRKTLVLIGAPGVGRSHIKNSLLKKYPEKFSYPVPHTTRTQRKDEENGQEYYFISNDAMTKCISENALLEYGSFQGNMFGTKIETIQKIHEQGKIALLDVEPQTLKVLRTADFAPLMVFIAPTNTATQTENLTMIQKESDAILTAYRHFFDLIIVNNDVDESVKVVEETLEQVTSTPQWVPVSWVY